In Polaribacter sp. L3A8, a genomic segment contains:
- a CDS encoding HAD family hydrolase has product MNLSNVKLVVSDMDGTLLNSQGKVSNLFFDLFEQLKKQDIIFCAASGRQYNSIVHKLAPIKDEIFVIAENGGIAKKRDKVLVLNSLSTDKVKTLIPVLRTIEGANIVLCGKDCAFIESKNTEFITLFQEYYSSYKVVDDLMAIADSEEFLKIATYHFTSSEDYIYPKVKSFEDEMLVKISGKNWLDVSDKKANKGTALREVQRLLNITKEQTLVFGDYHNDIEMLKEAAFSFAMKNAHKDILKIANYSTESNDNFGVEKILSLLIKSKSK; this is encoded by the coding sequence ATGAATTTATCTAATGTAAAATTAGTAGTTTCTGACATGGACGGAACGCTACTAAATTCTCAAGGAAAAGTAAGCAACTTATTCTTCGATCTATTTGAACAATTAAAAAAACAAGACATTATTTTTTGTGCAGCAAGCGGAAGACAATACAATAGTATTGTACACAAACTAGCGCCCATAAAAGATGAAATTTTTGTAATTGCAGAAAACGGAGGTATTGCAAAAAAAAGAGACAAGGTATTGGTTTTAAACTCACTTTCTACTGATAAAGTAAAAACCTTAATTCCTGTTTTAAGAACAATAGAAGGTGCTAATATTGTTTTATGCGGAAAAGATTGTGCTTTTATCGAATCTAAAAACACAGAATTTATAACACTGTTTCAAGAATATTATAGTAGTTATAAAGTTGTAGACGATTTAATGGCCATTGCAGATTCTGAAGAATTTTTAAAAATTGCCACATATCATTTTACTTCTTCCGAAGACTATATTTACCCTAAAGTAAAATCTTTTGAGGACGAAATGTTAGTTAAAATTTCTGGTAAAAACTGGTTAGATGTTTCAGACAAAAAAGCAAATAAAGGTACAGCTTTAAGAGAAGTACAAAGACTACTAAACATCACTAAAGAACAAACACTTGTTTTTGGAGACTACCATAATGATATTGAAATGTTAAAGGAAGCAGCCTTTAGCTTTGCAATGAAAAATGCTCATAAAGACATTCTAAAAATAGCGAATTATTCTACAGAAAGTAACGATAATTTTGGCGTAGAAAAGATATTATCTCTTTTGATAAAAAGCAAATCTAAATAA
- a CDS encoding LacI family DNA-binding transcriptional regulator — MKRLTIKDIAKEFNVSISTVSKALNDSYEISVSTKEKIQKYAKEKNYKPNFNALSLKNRQTKTIGIIIPNMLNYFFAQVFNGIEKVANDRGYKIISCISNESFKKEVETIEMLSNGSIDGFILSLAEETISKGDFSHFQEVLDNDTPIVMFDRVADKLKCDKVVTDNFDSARSTVSYLVKSGHENIAFISTMNNLETGRRRQLGYLKGLEDFNIKVEKNLIINIDDNYKNYETILEPIFKNNNIDSVIATDESSAIAAMKIAIKKGHRIPENFSVISFSNGILARHSSPRMTTVSQHGEIMGATAAEMLINRLEDKSKIKKKHETIIIKTDLVERNSTKKIL; from the coding sequence ATGAAAAGACTTACCATAAAAGACATTGCAAAAGAATTTAATGTTTCTATTTCTACCGTATCTAAAGCCCTAAATGACAGTTATGAAATCAGTGTAAGTACAAAAGAAAAAATTCAAAAATATGCTAAAGAAAAAAATTACAAACCTAATTTTAATGCACTTAGCTTAAAAAATAGGCAAACAAAAACAATCGGAATTATAATACCGAATATGTTAAATTATTTCTTTGCCCAAGTTTTTAACGGAATAGAGAAAGTAGCAAATGATAGAGGGTATAAAATAATTTCATGTATTTCTAATGAGTCTTTTAAAAAAGAAGTAGAAACTATTGAAATGCTTTCTAACGGAAGTATAGATGGTTTTATTTTATCTCTTGCAGAAGAAACTATTTCTAAAGGAGATTTTAGTCATTTTCAAGAAGTCTTAGATAATGATACGCCAATTGTAATGTTTGATAGAGTTGCTGATAAATTAAAGTGCGACAAAGTAGTAACTGATAACTTTGACAGTGCTAGAAGTACCGTATCTTATTTAGTAAAATCTGGCCATGAAAACATTGCCTTTATATCTACCATGAATAATTTAGAAACTGGAAGAAGAAGACAATTAGGATATTTAAAAGGTCTAGAAGATTTTAATATTAAAGTTGAAAAAAATCTAATCATAAACATAGATGACAACTATAAAAATTATGAGACCATTTTAGAACCAATCTTTAAAAACAACAACATAGATAGTGTTATTGCTACAGATGAATCTTCTGCTATTGCAGCTATGAAAATAGCTATTAAAAAAGGACATAGAATACCCGAAAACTTTTCTGTAATTTCTTTTTCTAACGGAATTTTAGCAAGACATTCTAGCCCAAGAATGACAACCGTAAGTCAACATGGAGAAATTATGGGAGCAACAGCTGCAGAAATGCTAATTAACCGATTAGAAGATAAGTCTAAAATTAAGAAAAAACACGAAACCATCATAATTAAAACTGATTTGGTCGAAAGAAATTCTACTAAAAAAATCTTATAA
- a CDS encoding mannosyltransferase: protein MLFFKKYKDVLLILLSTIAYFIFAYFLERTEFNKLLFLWFALFGCSYFLIKSKTIQNSTLIGLVILFRLIFLFAIPNLSQDFYRFIWDGRMILEGLNPYLSLPETFIQQGLHPIADANNLYNGMGEMNGSHYTNYPPINQLCFLIAALFASKSVFGSVIVLRSIIILADIGILYFGKKLLEQLNLPIKNIFWYALNPFIIIEMTGNLHFEPVMLFFLIWSLYKLQQQKWAWAAILLACSVSVKLIPLLFLPLFFQWFIQPISNNSTNKLKWIGLKLQPKKLAKLIAFYAITLATIIILFLPFYSSEFIENYANSVGLWFRNFEFNASFYYIFREIGYQFRGYNEIAIIGKIVPILTILFLVIITFFRKNKSMVQLITALLFGLCFYYFTSTTIHPWYLATPLILSVFTKYRFPIIWTLVIIFSYQAYANNPWKENLWFVALEYFILYGFLFYELRKNFQYYKIVK from the coding sequence ATGTTATTTTTTAAAAAATATAAAGACGTTTTACTAATTTTACTTAGTACAATAGCCTATTTTATTTTTGCTTATTTTTTAGAGAGAACAGAATTTAACAAACTACTATTTTTATGGTTTGCTCTTTTTGGTTGTTCTTATTTTTTGATAAAAAGCAAAACCATACAAAACTCTACTTTAATTGGATTAGTGATCCTTTTTAGGTTAATTTTTCTATTCGCTATCCCTAATTTATCTCAAGATTTTTACAGATTTATTTGGGATGGACGTATGATTCTAGAAGGACTCAACCCTTATTTATCACTACCTGAAACTTTTATTCAACAAGGGCTTCATCCTATAGCAGATGCCAACAACTTGTATAACGGTATGGGAGAAATGAACGGAAGTCATTACACCAATTACCCACCTATAAACCAGCTTTGTTTTTTAATTGCTGCATTATTTGCTAGTAAAAGTGTCTTTGGATCTGTGATTGTATTAAGAAGCATTATTATTTTGGCTGATATTGGTATTCTTTATTTTGGAAAAAAATTATTAGAACAATTAAACTTACCTATAAAAAATATTTTTTGGTACGCTTTAAATCCTTTTATAATTATAGAAATGACAGGCAATCTACACTTTGAACCTGTAATGTTATTTTTCTTAATTTGGAGTCTTTACAAACTACAGCAACAAAAATGGGCTTGGGCAGCAATTTTATTAGCATGTTCTGTTTCTGTAAAGTTAATTCCGTTACTGTTTTTACCCTTATTTTTTCAGTGGTTTATACAACCTATCAGTAATAACAGTACCAATAAACTAAAATGGATCGGTTTAAAATTACAGCCTAAAAAACTCGCTAAATTAATCGCATTTTATGCAATTACTTTAGCAACAATAATCATTTTATTTCTTCCTTTTTATTCATCAGAATTTATAGAAAATTATGCAAATTCGGTAGGTTTATGGTTTCGAAATTTTGAATTTAACGCCAGTTTTTATTACATTTTTAGAGAAATTGGTTACCAATTTAGAGGCTATAATGAAATTGCTATTATCGGCAAAATAGTTCCTATTTTAACAATTCTATTTTTGGTAATTATCACCTTTTTTAGAAAAAATAAATCAATGGTTCAATTAATTACAGCATTGTTATTTGGTTTGTGTTTTTATTATTTTACATCAACAACAATACATCCTTGGTATTTGGCAACTCCTTTAATTTTATCCGTATTTACAAAATACCGTTTCCCAATTATTTGGACACTTGTAATTATTTTTAGTTATCAAGCGTATGCAAACAATCCATGGAAAGAAAATTTGTGGTTTGTTGCTTTAGAGTACTTTATCCTTTATGGATTCCTCTTTTATGAACTTCGTAAAAATTTTCAATATTATAAAATTGTAAAATAA
- a CDS encoding cellulose synthase family protein: MYALAQLNLLFNYLKARKKVDNSEKFDFSNTKEIPFITIQLPVYNELYVMERLLKNIAKLEYPREKLEIQVLDDSTDESVEMTANLVKEIQAEGLDIQHIKRTNRQGFKAGALKEGLKIAKGEFIAIFDADFLPQKDWLYQTVPYFKDSEIGVVQTRWGHINRNYSTLTKIQAFALDAHFTLEQVGRNSQGHFINFNGTAGVWRKECIYDAGNWEGDTLTEDLDLSYRAQLKNWKFKYLEKVVTPAELPVVISAARSQQFRWNKGGAENFQKMMRRVITSKNVSFKTKIHSLLHLLNSSMFTCIFLVAVLSVPMLYIKNEYEHLKIYFYVMSFFVISSLIFFVCYWYMFKNIYGGGFVRFIKYIGSFFTFFSIAMGFSLHNTIAVLEGHFGKKSEFVRTPKFNINGLKDGWKTNKYIKKKPSFHVILEGLLAIYFIFGMYSAFIVGNQGGDFGLFPFHFMLFIGFSYVFFKSIFSKA; the protein is encoded by the coding sequence ATGTATGCATTAGCACAATTAAACTTACTTTTTAACTATTTAAAAGCAAGAAAAAAAGTTGATAATTCAGAGAAATTTGATTTCTCTAATACAAAAGAAATTCCTTTTATAACGATACAATTACCGGTTTATAACGAATTGTATGTGATGGAACGTTTGTTAAAAAACATTGCTAAATTAGAATACCCGAGAGAGAAATTAGAAATTCAGGTGTTAGATGACTCTACAGATGAATCTGTAGAAATGACAGCAAACCTCGTTAAAGAAATTCAGGCAGAAGGACTCGATATTCAACACATTAAAAGAACCAATAGACAAGGCTTTAAAGCTGGTGCATTAAAAGAAGGTTTAAAAATTGCAAAAGGAGAGTTTATAGCTATTTTTGATGCAGATTTTTTACCTCAAAAAGATTGGCTGTACCAAACTGTGCCGTATTTTAAAGATTCAGAAATTGGTGTGGTTCAAACCCGCTGGGGGCATATCAACAGAAATTATTCTACACTTACAAAAATTCAAGCCTTTGCTTTAGACGCACACTTTACATTAGAACAAGTGGGGAGAAATAGTCAAGGTCATTTTATCAATTTTAATGGAACCGCTGGTGTTTGGAGAAAAGAATGTATTTATGATGCTGGGAATTGGGAAGGTGATACCCTTACAGAAGATTTAGATTTAAGTTATAGAGCACAGTTAAAAAATTGGAAATTTAAATACTTAGAAAAAGTTGTTACTCCTGCAGAGTTACCTGTAGTAATTAGTGCTGCAAGATCTCAACAATTTAGATGGAATAAAGGAGGTGCTGAGAATTTTCAAAAAATGATGAGACGCGTTATTACAAGTAAAAACGTTTCTTTTAAAACAAAGATTCATAGTTTATTACATCTTTTAAACAGCTCTATGTTTACGTGTATATTTTTGGTAGCAGTTTTAAGCGTCCCTATGTTATACATTAAAAACGAATACGAGCACTTAAAAATATACTTCTATGTAATGAGCTTTTTTGTAATTAGTTCATTAATATTTTTTGTTTGTTATTGGTACATGTTTAAAAACATTTACGGAGGTGGATTTGTACGATTTATAAAATATATTGGATCCTTTTTTACCTTTTTTTCTATTGCGATGGGCTTTTCGCTACACAATACAATTGCTGTTTTAGAAGGCCATTTTGGAAAGAAAAGCGAATTTGTTCGTACGCCAAAATTTAACATCAATGGTCTAAAAGATGGTTGGAAAACCAACAAATACATTAAGAAAAAACCATCTTTTCATGTTATTTTAGAAGGCCTATTAGCAATTTACTTTATATTTGGAATGTACAGTGCATTTATTGTTGGAAATCAAGGAGGAGATTTTGGTTTATTCCCTTTTCACTTTATGCTTTTTATTGGTTTTAGTTATGTGTTTTTTAAATCAATATTTTCTAAAGCTTAA
- a CDS encoding glycosyltransferase family 2 protein → MTKPIIKVIIPAYNEQDSIANVINDIPKIVDEIIVISNNSTDNTEINAKKAGATVLKEHRKGYGYACLKGMDYISKQKTTPEIIVFLDGDYSDYPEQLTALIHPILNDNIDFVIGARVKELRENGSMTPQQVFGNWLATFLMKLFFGAKFTDLGPFRAIKYNKLLALNMEDKTYGWTVEMQLKALKQKFSYIEIPVKYRNRIGVSKVSGTVKGSIFAGIKILGWIFKYSFK, encoded by the coding sequence ATATAATGAGCAAGATTCTATAGCGAATGTTATTAATGATATTCCTAAAATTGTTGATGAAATTATTGTTATCAGTAACAACTCTACAGACAATACAGAAATTAATGCAAAAAAAGCAGGAGCAACTGTTCTTAAAGAACATCGTAAAGGCTATGGTTACGCTTGTTTAAAAGGAATGGATTACATTAGTAAACAAAAAACAACACCAGAAATTATTGTTTTTTTAGATGGCGATTATTCTGATTATCCAGAACAATTAACAGCACTTATTCATCCTATTTTAAATGATAATATCGATTTTGTAATTGGTGCCCGTGTTAAGGAATTAAGAGAAAATGGCTCTATGACTCCGCAACAAGTTTTTGGAAATTGGTTGGCTACTTTTTTAATGAAACTTTTTTTTGGAGCAAAATTTACAGATTTGGGACCGTTTAGAGCTATCAAATACAATAAATTGTTAGCCTTAAATATGGAAGACAAGACGTATGGTTGGACCGTAGAAATGCAATTAAAAGCATTAAAACAAAAGTTTAGTTATATAGAAATACCTGTAAAATATAGAAATAGAATAGGCGTTTCTAAAGTATCTGGTACCGTAAAAGGCAGTATCTTTGCAGGAATAAAAATATTAGGTTGGATTTTTAAATACAGTTTTAAGTAG